The genomic region AACATCATTACGTCACCTATTTTTGTAAGAGATGGAGTAATCTCTCCGTCATTACGTATGTCAGATCTATCGTTTGCGGGGGTAGCTCACTACGAGATCTTTATTTGGGAGACAAGAGCCACAAGAACAATGTAGGAGATCTTTCAACCTGTATCAAACTACTGCAATGCAAAGTCGTCCTGACAATGTAATCGACACATGTTTATTCCGTTCCTTAATCCAAGAAGTGACATACCCTGCATCCTCTAGTGAACTAACGTGTCTAGTAATTGTACTTTTAACAGCTTCCAGATTATCTGATAATTCAGGTAATGTTACTGATGAATTAGCATCAGCAACTACTCGGAGTGTCTCTAAAGCCCCCTTCGATGGCATAGTAGAAACAGATGGTAGTCCGAACTCACGAACCTGACCATCAATATCGCTGTATCCAAGCGTGGTCGTTATCGCTGCTTCGTGAGCCATCGTCGCTACCGTCAGCGGTAACAGCACATCTCGCGCACCACCGCTAAGACTCACAACGACTTCTCCATCCGCTGTTCTGAGGAGATTGCTGCAGGTCATCACAGCGTCTTCGAAATCATTATGAGGTATTGATTCAGTATGCACAACAATTTTCGGTTCGATTTCCTGCAATAGTCTTTTTACATCTTCAACAGCCTCAGTCGCTCGATTATCATTAGTTTCAGTGGCCGGACGAATCAGTTGCACTGTATCCTCGCTGTCAATTCCGTGCTCAAGCAGGCTCCGAGTCACGCTGGTCGTGTTGAAGCCGATAGGTGAGATGAACGTCTGCATAATCGGCTGCTTGTCGCTGCCAACATTTAGTGTTGCAGTATCCTGCAATTGTGGTATATACATTTCTGATTTGATAAGTCGCTACATTTAACATTATTGGCTGTAAGAATTGGATAACTTCGCTATGGAAACACAGTCGGAATCAACTAGCCGCCTACGTCGGATCGAACTGACGCTCCGCGTTGACGAGCGGTTCGACGTGCCACAATCGGACGGTTACTCGGTGTACAGCGCGCTGTTGGCTCTCCTCCAATCGGCCGACGATGAGGTGAGCCAGCGGGTACATGACTCCGAGATTGGCAGCCTGCATACCAGTGGGCTCCGTGGTCCCTTCGGCGACGGCGAGCGGTCGTATCACAAACAAATACTCCCCAACAAAGAGTACACACTCTCGCTAGGGGTCACCGATCCCAACGACGAAGCGATATTTGAGGCCCTCGTTTCCGGGCTGGTGTTCGCCGACGAACCGTTGGAACTGACACACGGTCAGCTCCAGGTCGAATCCTTCGAGAGCGAGAACACCTTTCACGAGACACTGCTCACGGAGACCAACAAACTCGACGATCCGACTATCGAGATGACTTTCCAGACGGCGACCTGTATCGAGGAGGCCGGCTCGGTAACGACAATGTTCCCGACGCGGGGAGCCGTCTTCGGCAGCCTGCTCGGGAAGTGGAACAATACGGCTCCAGATGAGCTGGCACTCGATGTCGGTCGGGATACACTGATCGAGTCGGTGATCGAGAAACCCCACGCCCGAAGTTACGATACCCACAGCGTGTTGGTCAATCGCGTCGACGATCCTGATGGTGGGACACAACCTCTATTTAGGCAGGGGTTCTCGGGGACGTGCGCATACGCGTTTAAGAATGCTAGTGAATCAGTTATGAACGCGGTGACGGCTCTCGCGCTGTTCGCTGAGTATTCCGGTGTTGGGAGTGCTGTGGCTCGGGGCTGTGGACAGGTGAGTACAGACGTAAACAAACAATGACAAATAATAATAAACAGATCAAGTTGGATGAAGTTGAATCAGAAGAAGAGTCTCATGTTGAGGGAGTCAATTCCTTTTCATCGGCTCTCATCGAAGATCCAGAAAAGGAATTTGGAAGTGACTCCGATTCAGAGTCCGCGGAAGCGGAACTAGATCACATCTTAACCGAGTATATTTCAGAGATCGATCCACGGCTTGTGGAAGCTGGCTGGTCGTTCCTCCCAAACAAGAGCGTCGAATATGGGAAAGTCGATCAGTCGATGGTTAACCATACTCGAAATCTGGTGTACTTTTTACATCAACTCGGTCGGCAGGTGCAGAATACGAACCTGCCTCCAATTACATCAAAAAAGCTCCGCCATCTTGTCGCACTTGCAGTCACTCACGATTATCACAAACTTCGGGAGGAAGACAAGAATCCAGACAAACGGTTTGATATCGAAATCGACGAGCTTGAGTCGTTTATTGATAAAATTGGGCTGACCGATTTTAGTGCTATTCCAAATGATCCCGACTCAGCACTCACAATGCGAACGTTCCGTTCATGTGCCGTCGATCATCATGACACTGAAAACGCCAATTCGACTCGTGTGACGACGACATGGCGAGAGTATCGACCATTAATCCGTCTAGCCGACTCAATGGCTTCTTCGACAACACCGGAGGCAGCAGCGGATGCTCGCGTCCAAGATCGATTCCATGAAGCATACCCCAGCGGAAGCGTTGAACTCGCATACCACCAAACCGACCATGTCAGTGGTATTTTCACGAATTTGCTGAACAAAACGGTAAGTGAGTATTTGCGAGAGGAGCACGAGTATCAACTGCTGACAATGTATCAGGATGGCTGTGTATACCTTGCACCAGCCGAGCAAGATCAATTAGAGATTGACGAAGAAACCGTTGCTGCGATCACCTCACGATTGGGAGACAGCATCAGAGATTCTCACCCGTCATACGATGATGTTGATCAACTACAATCAAACTTTTCGATTGTCGGGGCGCAGGGACTCTACAGTCTGAACGAGCCTGATTTCTTCTATGCTGGTAGCAGGACAATGTTACAGGCAGTTGTTCGAAAGGGAATTACCGATGGCGACGCAGATACCGGTGCCACAGACGCTGCTACAGAGTCGATGAAACTATTAGAGGCCGAACTGGGTAGTGAATTCGAAAAAACTGAACAACAGTACGGTCTCGGTCGTTTTGTAAACACAATAAAAAGCTGGTTTGTTGACCCACTGCTCCCCAGTCATCGAACTACAAACGATCTGATTCGCACCACTGTCTCTGTATTTGATCTTTCAGATGAGCTATCAGAGAATCTGATTGCTCTTTCTGAGGACATCGACTCAGAACTTACCGGTGGCGGTAAATGGGAGTACTCTTATGCAATCGCACAAAGGCTTCTTGATCGACATGGAACCGGCCCGGTAATTCCTACCGTTGAAAAAGAAATCGTTTCGACACTGTCGGAGGGGCTGACCGAACTCGTTGGTGACGATACCGATTGGCAGACTCAGATTCAGAACGAACACGCAGGGAACATGTCGACAGAAGTTCAGTCATTCATCGGTGAAAACCTTCGTATCGGCGGTGGTAATCTCATTCTCACAAATGCAACAGTTGACACCTACGACGAGTATGTAAAATCATCGCGAGGGAAGACCTGTACACTGTGCAGTCGTGGCGTCGCAGCGGGTGGAAATCTTGGTCCGATGAAGTCGAAGCAATCCCTGACGACATTACAGGGGGGATTCTCGAACAGAGAAATGGTTGGCGGAATGAAGCGTGATAAACTCCTGCTGTGTTCGACCTGTCGAATCGAATTTTCGTTGCGTGAAACGGCAGCATCAAGACGGGACAACGGACGACTATTCTTCCATTTAGTACCAGATTACTTCTATACACCCTACTCTTGGCGGCTCTATTCCCGTTTGGTCAATCGATTCACTGGTGAAAACCGGGTTCGACTGGGACGACTTGCTGAACGGGTGTTCGACATAGATTCGTTTGAAGAGTTTACTGGTATAATGAACGAACTAACACAACCGGAAGGAAACGGGAGAACGATGATCGAATCACTCTCTCGACAGTTCGACCGTAATCAACAGTTCGGAGCACAAACAATCGGTTACTTCAAGAACCCGGACAACGATACTGAATTCCAGTTTTTCAGTGCGTTTCTGGCTCTCACCGTGAGTGCCTACACTGGGATGCGAGTATATCTGAGTTCGTCCCCAGTGCCAGAAATGCGCTCTCGTGATTTTCCGGAGTTCGCAAAGATCGGGAGCGGGTTTACACAGGTGACTAGCTTCTACGGTGAGACCATTTCGCTCACCCACCTACGTCCAGTGCTCCAGTCAGCGGCTGCCATGGTGAAGCTCGGCTACGCAATCCAAGGCAACGATCGTAACGACTCTCTGTTTGCTAAATACCTCCGGACGACACGAAACGAGCTATTACCGGGGTCATATCTCCTCAAGCGCGCTGTCCAGACCTCAGATGAGGGGCCATATATACCGGCTCTGATGAGATATGCAGTCGTGCTTGATCAGCAAAATTCAATCAGACAATCCAATTCACAAATGAGTGACACACCACATAATCGAATCACAACACTCGCGAATCTCGCATACGATGCAATTCGACCCGCAAGCGGACATGGTCGGAAACCACATCGCGTCGAACGTGTCTTCCGTGAGAGTGTCAAGGCGGTCTCGAAGACAGGAAAGCAACTTGATCGAGAGGACTACAGAATGTGTGTTTCCGGTCGGCTTCAGAAGATGATTGACCGGCAAGCTGGCAATGCAGTCTATCCGGTTAGCGCTGAGGATTCAGACGCCGGGACACCACTTCAGGAGCGTATCGAGGGATACGCGACGTACTTCGTTGATAAAATCCTCTACGGAATCGCAAACGGACGTCCATCACAATTGAAACGACTCGAAAATAACCTTGCAGACGGTTTCTTCGGTGCGACACTTCGAGCCGAAGCGGACTACTACGACGAAGATAACGCTGAAAAACAGACAGCAGATCAAGCCTGACAATGATTCCAGACAATATCACAAACGCACTCGCAGATGGTACCGTTCCAGTCGATAGTATGACTAACACACCTGGAACAAACTATACGACACTTCTGGTACTTCGGGAATTAGAGAGTCACGCCGTTTTTACAACGAATGGACAGGATGCAGACATCACCTCACTGCCTATCATTGACGGAGATGAAAGTATTGAGTACTCTCCCGGTCTAATGTTTATGCGGAAACAAACCGGTAGTGATCGGCGGACTGGGAAAGCGATTCAGCGGGAACTACTGGAATACGAGCGAAGCGATTCTATGGATGTTAACGATATGAATCCCCAATCTGTTGAATCGGCACTCTACGGCAGTGCAGCCAGTGGGGACGATGATGTCGATATTGGTGTTACGTCGAGAGTGATGTACGATACTGCGTTCACTGTCCGTGATGCAAGTGCGTGCATTGACGAGAAATTCCAGAACGCACCAGGTGAAGGATACGCTAAAGGATCAACTGCGAATATTCGGGAACCGGATTTTTTTGAGCCAGGAACGTTGTTCCCATGCACTATTACCCTTCGAGACGCGACACCTGCTGAGGTGGCGTTCGTCACTGCGATTACGAGCCGAAATAAACGGTATGGGGCAGCAACGACTCGGCTCGGTCGGGTGAACAATCGTGTACTCGGTCTCTATACTGGTTCAGAGGAAGGCTGTTCGAACCGAGAACTCACAGCCGAGACGATTGTTTCGTTTGCCAGTGAGGGTGACCGAACACTTGGTGATATCGTCCAAGCTCCGGTGCTAAATGCTGATCAAGCAGCGACATTCGTCCGGGAGGCTTACGACGCAGCATGTGCGGAGGAAATCGCACAGGCTCCCGTCGATGATAAGATTCTTAATGAGATACTAACACTAACAGGCGACGAAGAACTCCAAACTGTGCTTGAAACGCAACAACCACACTCACAAACGTTCATTGACGACGCAATCGCGGCAGACGAAAATTAATTCCCAAATCATGGAGGTACTCGAAGCAACCCTGACAACACACGGGAAAGTTGGATTTGCATCCCGAGAAGTCGGTCGGATGGCTGACACCGACCCGTATATCCTCAACACCGCACTGCACTATGCACTCAATCTCGCAGGGGGTAACTACGTAGATGTCATGCACCAGCCAACATACATAGAGGATACAGCTAACATCGTAAACGAGGTGTATGTGACACCAGCGGTGCCAGTTGCAATCAAGACAGAATCGATCCGAACAGAATATCTAACTACTAACCGGAACGCAAGAACAGATACCTATGCAACCCCAAACTATCCGGCTGAGGACGATCCCACAGGGAAGGCTAATCAGAACCTGCCGACGTTTGAACGCGAACGAGCCTTGGCACCAGGAAATCATTTCCGGTTCTATATATTTCCGTATGGTCGGACAGCCGAGTCGGTCAAAGAGACGCTTCCATCTTATATCCGACTGGGCAAAAAGCGTGGAAAAGGCCACGTTCGATATCGCATCGTCAATGCTGAGCGAAACTCTGGACAGTTTTCATTGGGTCATCCATTAAGCATTTACGATCATGAAGCAAAGCCACTCGGCGGTGTCATGATGCGTCAAATGCAACCTACACCACTCTGGTTTGAGGGTGAATTCAAATCTGAGCACTACGCGATAGAGTCTCCAGCGGGTTCCACTGAACGCGTGTGCTACCCGGCAGATGCCAAATTTCTGGCAACAAAACGTGACGATGTCTGAATTACCCCGATCAAGTATTCGATTGAAAGGACTCGCATTGCGGGAATATTCCAGTAGTTCGTATCCGGTCAATGACATTCTGCCTCATCGTCATCAGTGGGCACTACATGATGCCCTGACAAATGATGTCCCAGGAGCCTTTGTGAATGACGCACCAACCGGTGCGGGAAAGACGCTTTCTTGGCTTGCACCGACGGTTTCAGAAGGCTTAGACACGGTTACGGTGTATCCAACGAACGCACTGATCGAAGATCAACGCGAAAATATTGAGTCACTGCTAAGTAATATAGATGGTGGTGATGACGTTCATTTATTGCCAATCTCAAGTGAAATACTCCAAGACGAGCATGCAACGGAGTATGACGTAGATTCGAACGGTAAAGTACTCTCGTACCTCTTACGAGATGCGTTCCAGCGTCCTGAGACAGTAATTCTGCTCACAAATCCGGATATATTCGTTCTATTACGACGTGAAATATATTACAAACGAATTGATGGTATCAACCTTTTTGAAGTCGCTGTAGTCGATGAGTTTCACCGAGCGACACGGAAGGAACAAAATACACTCCTATTTTTATTAGATGAAATGCAGGAGGCTGATACTGAAATATGTCGGTTATCATATCTTATATTCCTCAGTGCGACGCCTGATGAGAAGCTAGCTGAACGGTTCGATAAAGCAGTCTCCACATCTTATTATCCACTCACGGATTTTGGATGGCGTGATACACCACACCCAGCAATAACTGAGGACGATAACCCAGTTATCGCGTTTTCACCTGGGCAGCTACCGACCGCGTACCGTCCAGTGTTACCACCAGTTGAACTCCAATTACACCCAGCCGCGACCTTTCAGACTGCGACATGCCTATCTGAGGAACAAGAGGAAACTGTTGACCGCTTCTCGCAGGGACGAACTGTTCTGATGCTGGACGGGATACATGAGGTCGACGAGGTATACCGATTACTACAAGATTCTGAACTCGATACTATCGAACGAATTGACGGGTTTCATTCCAAGGACATCGTAGATAAACTTGATCGATTCGATACACTTATCAGCAATTCAGCAGTCGAAGTTGGCGTCGATTTCGATACTGATCAAGTGCTGTTCTCAGCACACAGTGCCGCATCATTCTTTCAACGACTCGGTCGTCTTCGCACACGTGAAGAGACATCTAATGCTTATGCGTACATTCCATCCCACGTATATAACGAACTCCAGCAGGAGATCAAGGAATTTGACACTGAGTGGATCAACCGAAATAGGTTTGAACAGTTGGTAAAACAACACTATATTGATAATTCGACACCAGAATCGTTTGACTGGCGGTACTCGGCTGTCGAAGCATACCATCACGTTGAAAATCGTGTCGAGAACGCGCCTTCAGATGAGACTGTATCGATCCGTAAAGAGGGCTGGAAACGGATTGACCGGCACTTTTTCAGACTGCACGGCTCTGTCATTTCAAAACAAGATCTGAGTCGGTGTCATGAGGCAGTCCAAACAAAAATCCTTGATAAGTTACAGATGTACCGCGGTGAAAGCCTCCAACTATTAGTCTATGATCCGGACCAACGAGTTGTACAGAATTATAACATGACGTATTTATTACGACATGGAAATCTCCGATTACTAGGGCGAGATGAATTTCTCACACGGGTTCCGGATCATCTTGAAGAGGATGTGTTACGAGTTGAACGCTACAGCATTGGATACTGCATCTACTACGGAACCTACGACAGCGATAGCAGCGGCGATGATGGAGAGTATACCGGACGTGAGCTATATTTCAAACCAACTGGTGAGCTATATTCATTATTGAGCGAAGGACAAAGACAAACCCGAGAGCCCAAAGTGTCCACCGGACTCGAAGTAGAAACATCACCAGATATCGATGGATTAGGTCAACTAAAGA from Haloquadratum walsbyi C23 harbors:
- the csa3 gene encoding CRISPR-associated CARF protein Csa3, with the protein product MYIPQLQDTATLNVGSDKQPIMQTFISPIGFNTTSVTRSLLEHGIDSEDTVQLIRPATETNDNRATEAVEDVKRLLQEIEPKIVVHTESIPHNDFEDAVMTCSNLLRTADGEVVVSLSGGARDVLLPLTVATMAHEAAITTTLGYSDIDGQVREFGLPSVSTMPSKGALETLRVVADANSSVTLPELSDNLEAVKSTITRHVSSLEDAGYVTSWIKERNKHVSITLSGRLCIAVV
- the cas6 gene encoding CRISPR system precrRNA processing endoribonuclease RAMP protein Cas6, producing METQSESTSRLRRIELTLRVDERFDVPQSDGYSVYSALLALLQSADDEVSQRVHDSEIGSLHTSGLRGPFGDGERSYHKQILPNKEYTLSLGVTDPNDEAIFEALVSGLVFADEPLELTHGQLQVESFESENTFHETLLTETNKLDDPTIEMTFQTATCIEEAGSVTTMFPTRGAVFGSLLGKWNNTAPDELALDVGRDTLIESVIEKPHARSYDTHSVLVNRVDDPDGGTQPLFRQGFSGTCAYAFKNASESVMNAVTALALFAEYSGVGSAVARGCGQVSTDVNKQ
- the cas10d gene encoding type I-D CRISPR-associated protein Cas10d/Csc3, whose protein sequence is MTNNNKQIKLDEVESEEESHVEGVNSFSSALIEDPEKEFGSDSDSESAEAELDHILTEYISEIDPRLVEAGWSFLPNKSVEYGKVDQSMVNHTRNLVYFLHQLGRQVQNTNLPPITSKKLRHLVALAVTHDYHKLREEDKNPDKRFDIEIDELESFIDKIGLTDFSAIPNDPDSALTMRTFRSCAVDHHDTENANSTRVTTTWREYRPLIRLADSMASSTTPEAAADARVQDRFHEAYPSGSVELAYHQTDHVSGIFTNLLNKTVSEYLREEHEYQLLTMYQDGCVYLAPAEQDQLEIDEETVAAITSRLGDSIRDSHPSYDDVDQLQSNFSIVGAQGLYSLNEPDFFYAGSRTMLQAVVRKGITDGDADTGATDAATESMKLLEAELGSEFEKTEQQYGLGRFVNTIKSWFVDPLLPSHRTTNDLIRTTVSVFDLSDELSENLIALSEDIDSELTGGGKWEYSYAIAQRLLDRHGTGPVIPTVEKEIVSTLSEGLTELVGDDTDWQTQIQNEHAGNMSTEVQSFIGENLRIGGGNLILTNATVDTYDEYVKSSRGKTCTLCSRGVAAGGNLGPMKSKQSLTTLQGGFSNREMVGGMKRDKLLLCSTCRIEFSLRETAASRRDNGRLFFHLVPDYFYTPYSWRLYSRLVNRFTGENRVRLGRLAERVFDIDSFEEFTGIMNELTQPEGNGRTMIESLSRQFDRNQQFGAQTIGYFKNPDNDTEFQFFSAFLALTVSAYTGMRVYLSSSPVPEMRSRDFPEFAKIGSGFTQVTSFYGETISLTHLRPVLQSAAAMVKLGYAIQGNDRNDSLFAKYLRTTRNELLPGSYLLKRAVQTSDEGPYIPALMRYAVVLDQQNSIRQSNSQMSDTPHNRITTLANLAYDAIRPASGHGRKPHRVERVFRESVKAVSKTGKQLDREDYRMCVSGRLQKMIDRQAGNAVYPVSAEDSDAGTPLQERIEGYATYFVDKILYGIANGRPSQLKRLENNLADGFFGATLRAEADYYDEDNAEKQTADQA
- the cas7d gene encoding type I-D CRISPR-associated protein Cas7/Csc2 — encoded protein: MIPDNITNALADGTVPVDSMTNTPGTNYTTLLVLRELESHAVFTTNGQDADITSLPIIDGDESIEYSPGLMFMRKQTGSDRRTGKAIQRELLEYERSDSMDVNDMNPQSVESALYGSAASGDDDVDIGVTSRVMYDTAFTVRDASACIDEKFQNAPGEGYAKGSTANIREPDFFEPGTLFPCTITLRDATPAEVAFVTAITSRNKRYGAATTRLGRVNNRVLGLYTGSEEGCSNRELTAETIVSFASEGDRTLGDIVQAPVLNADQAATFVREAYDAACAEEIAQAPVDDKILNEILTLTGDEELQTVLETQQPHSQTFIDDAIAADEN
- the cas5d gene encoding type I-D CRISPR-associated protein Cas5/Csc1 is translated as MEVLEATLTTHGKVGFASREVGRMADTDPYILNTALHYALNLAGGNYVDVMHQPTYIEDTANIVNEVYVTPAVPVAIKTESIRTEYLTTNRNARTDTYATPNYPAEDDPTGKANQNLPTFERERALAPGNHFRFYIFPYGRTAESVKETLPSYIRLGKKRGKGHVRYRIVNAERNSGQFSLGHPLSIYDHEAKPLGGVMMRQMQPTPLWFEGEFKSEHYAIESPAGSTERVCYPADAKFLATKRDDV
- the cas3 gene encoding type I-D CRISPR-associated helicase Cas3', with amino-acid sequence MSELPRSSIRLKGLALREYSSSSYPVNDILPHRHQWALHDALTNDVPGAFVNDAPTGAGKTLSWLAPTVSEGLDTVTVYPTNALIEDQRENIESLLSNIDGGDDVHLLPISSEILQDEHATEYDVDSNGKVLSYLLRDAFQRPETVILLTNPDIFVLLRREIYYKRIDGINLFEVAVVDEFHRATRKEQNTLLFLLDEMQEADTEICRLSYLIFLSATPDEKLAERFDKAVSTSYYPLTDFGWRDTPHPAITEDDNPVIAFSPGQLPTAYRPVLPPVELQLHPAATFQTATCLSEEQEETVDRFSQGRTVLMLDGIHEVDEVYRLLQDSELDTIERIDGFHSKDIVDKLDRFDTLISNSAVEVGVDFDTDQVLFSAHSAASFFQRLGRLRTREETSNAYAYIPSHVYNELQQEIKEFDTEWINRNRFEQLVKQHYIDNSTPESFDWRYSAVEAYHHVENRVENAPSDETVSIRKEGWKRIDRHFFRLHGSVISKQDLSRCHEAVQTKILDKLQMYRGESLQLLVYDPDQRVVQNYNMTYLLRHGNLRLLGRDEFLTRVPDHLEEDVLRVERYSIGYCIYYGTYDSDSSGDDGEYTGRELYFKPTGELYSLLSEGQRQTREPKVSTGLEVETSPDIDGLGQLKINLSETELLCYPIEGHVNEISKQYPIGKFGFVYPLLNPEGDPAAIAFSHDALYLYCRVQDQQESDVLNTEVDEL